Part of the Girardinichthys multiradiatus isolate DD_20200921_A chromosome 14, DD_fGirMul_XY1, whole genome shotgun sequence genome is shown below.
CTAGTAGATCAACACATAAATGCACTAATTTGGACACACTTCCTTTTAAAGACTGTGTGACCATGGGCCTCGTGGCTGCTTCTTTAAATAATTCTCTCTCTGCCAGGTCTGCTGTTTCAGTtggaaaaagcctttttttataGTTTCTAAAGTTGTGCCTTACTctccatttttggatgatgtaTTAGAATTTAACATTTCACTGCTCTTCCTCCTTGCTTCCTGATCAGGCTGCCATGTATGAGATCCATGAACATAACCGCACTTGTAAGAAGTCACCTCTGAAGGTAGAATTCCAACCTCTGGGTATTCCGAAAAATGCCTCTCTGTTGGGTCAGGTTGTGGTGGGAAGTTCATCCGGACCTGGGCAAGGCCTCCTGGTAAACACATGGGTAGGAGAGCTACCAGACAAGTCAGGTGAGAAGGTGTCACATGGTCCTAAGATTTGAATTTATCGCTGttgagtctttttttttcctgtctgtcttttattatttatgcgTTATCCATTCATTCAGCCAACTTTAGGGTCACACTTTTTATTCTCTGTTCTTTCAGGAAAGTACATGGCAACGGTCACTGAATTTGCCTGCATTCCTGTCAGCAGTGCCTACCACACAAAAGAGTTTGGATGGATGGTGACAAGGTTGGTTTCAGCATCACGGCCAGAATAAAGTTAAACCTGACACGTTTGAGCTCATGGTCATGATTCCTTCATCTGTTTCTCTGTTAGCTTTTTCAACAACGTCATCGGGATTGAAGATCCTGATCGCCTCAATCCCCCAAGCTTCTGCACAGATGCGGAGGTACAGGAGGACCCAGCAGACTTCCTCAGTGTATTTGTAAAGATGAGCTGAAGACCTCCTGTGATTGTGTCATAGCATTTAACTCTGTTGTCATGTTTGAATCTCATTTGAGACCTTGGCATGCTCAGAATTTTCTCATGATGATCAGTTTATTCAGTTCTGTCATTCTCCTCTTACTTCACTGCCCTTCAGTCCATTCCCATTTACCCCGATGGTGAATGAAGAATGTCTTTCCACAATatgaataagaataaaaaattttcatttttttcagtcaccgTGATTTGAGtctttcttttatttgcttGAATTTAtctttaacacacacacacacacactgtgaaCAGTTCAGGGGAGGCTTGTTTATCCTTGTACTGCAACAGCCTTCCTGTTAAATTACGCATCATAATAATTTACAGGGCCTTGCTAAAACATTTATACACCTTGaacatttccatattttgtGAGGTTACAATCCAACACTTGAGTGTtttctactgggattttatgtaagagAACAACAGCACAAAATTCTAAAGTGGAAGTAAACTATTGTGTAAAATGAAGTTTGACTGGAATTAGAGCACCAAGTATTTTGGGGTCTGTCTTTACCAGCgctgcacatctagaaacttcTAGAGAGTTTTTCCCTGTTCCTAAGAAATAGCTCAAGTTAATTCAGACTGGATCGACAGCATCTGTCAGCATCAAGTATCGCCTCATGTTCTCAACTaggttttggtctggactttccCAGGGTCATTATAACACATACATATGCTTAGCTCTAGGTCATTACATTGTAGCTTTATGTTTATTGTGGTTGGCCTGCTTGAAGTCCTGTACTGACCTATATTTGCTTCCACCCATCAACTCCAACCAGCTTCCCTGAGCGTTCTATAGGCAGTCAATCCAAGTGCAGTTATCTGGCATTTGTGGTCTGCTCTTTGACCCCCTTAAATATGTCCAGAGCCATGCTGTACCTGCCAAATAAAGgaatccccacatcatgatgctgccatgacCATGTGTCATTGTGGACATGGTgctttcagggtgatgtgcagtgtggAGCACCACACGTATCACCTGACTGGAACACCTGCTGTGTCCCCCACAAGACATGTGGCAAACCCCAAACAGGtaaagaggtgtgaatacttctgcaaggcactgtttgaCCAAAGAATCTTAATGTTTGGTAGTTCAAGAAGTTGAATCTGTGTTCATTCCTGCTGAAAAAACTGTTCATGTCTAACACTGCATTCTAGTTTTAGTTAACCCCCTAAATAACAAAGATGTTATCTGGAACAGGGTGTAACATAACAGTAACAAAGTAATAATAAcaaatgaatttttaatgacaGTAGAAGAGTATTAATTTTGTAATTGAGGCAGGCCAATCAAATACAggacaaaaaagaagaagaacaaacaccctcttctaaaaaaaaataaaacatagctCTATTTAGAAGAAAATGAAGGGTTCAATGACTGAGCTCCCTGTCTAACcacaaaacagcagaaaatgaGACTGAAAAAAGGTAGAAAATCGAACCAAGCAGCACAACTTTCCAACAGTTACAGACAAGATCACTGCAGATCGTGTCCCGTGTGAAGGGTTGTCATTACACAGCAGGTTTAACGTTGTAATGAAATCCACTTAAAAACCTGAGAAAAGTTTTAGTAAAGATTATGTTTATTGGAGTATTTATTTAAGTATAGTAGGTAAGTAAGTGTCTATGCGGACTTTGAACCAATAACATGACCAAATAGCTTAATGAACAGaaaccaaaaataattattgtatTTGGGAGTCTTAATCAATTAGACCAAAACTCCTTGTTCAGTCACGTGGACACGCCATATTTCCCACCATTACAAACAGGATCTTTGATAATTATACCGGCTACAGACTGGAAACCCCACAGGCTCGTATTTAAGGACTGCAGAGGAAAGTGGGTTTGCCATCAGACAACATGAGAGCTCTTGCACTGCTTGTGTGCCTGTCGGTGGGCTGCCTTGCTCAGAGACCCCAACCATGCTGTAAGTACACACACTTAAACACCTCAGTACTAATAACTTCCTTTGAAATTATGCTTGCTGTCTCAGCTGTTTACGTCATCAACATGCCTTATTTTATTATCTTGTTATCAACTTTGCATAACTGTGCTGTTATTAATATGACCGATCTGATAAGTGCATTTTTTCCTGTTGACAGCATCCCCACCTCTCATGTCTGGAGGCCTTTCTGTGGTACGTCCTGATTGTTATGTATTCACGATCTTGTTCAAATCAACATGACTTTGTTCTCCTACAATTTTCAGTAAAACGTTTTCTCTCCATCCTAAAGTCCACTCAAAGTGAGAATCTTGTAGCCTTTGCGAAGTACACCTATGATGGCCTGGGAAGGCGGATCCGCCTCAGCGACTTTGGATTTTATGACAACAAAACCTTCCATCTGGACGTGCTTCTGCTTTACAACCAGGTGACGACAATAGAGAGGTGATATATACACCAGATTCCAATAGGTGCTGTTTATAATGCCATGCTGTCCTACAGGGGGTTATGTACAAGATAAACAACAGAGATCAAACATGCCTGAAGAGGCGTCTGAATACAGACTTCATCCCGCTGGCCATTCCGAAGGATGCTTCCCATGTGGGTCAGGTTGTGCTGGGCAGCTCTTCAGTACCAGGAGACGGAATCTTGGTCAACACCTGGACTGGGGCGCTGCAGACGAAGAAGGGAATAGGTACAGttccttgctaaagtattcatactttttttttcatattttgttaggTTGCCACCACAAAccgcaatgtattttatttgggatgttgtgagacaaaaaatatataaataatatagcaaaactgtgaagaggaaggacactgatgcatgtttttttttgtttgcaaataaaaatctaaaaacgtGTGGTACGCATTGTACTGATgtccctaaatgaaatccaatgCAGCCTTTTGCCTTTAAAGGTCACTTATTTAAGTATAACCCCAGCTTCTctatgaagacctcagaggtttagttcacaaacagcatcatgaagaccaaggaacacagaagactggtcagagataaagttgctgagaggtttaaagcaggtttaggttctcaaacaatatcctaaactt
Proteins encoded:
- the LOC124880049 gene encoding ependymin-2-like, which encodes MRFIILLTCLLAACLAEKPYPCESPPLLTGGFAVSTQNEKLFTYAKYLYDAMGRRVRLMELGTYENKSFTYDVLLLYREAAMYEIHEHNRTCKKSPLKVEFQPLGIPKNASLLGQVVVGSSSGPGQGLLVNTWVGELPDKSGKYMATVTEFACIPVSSAYHTKEFGWMVTSFFNNVIGIEDPDRLNPPSFCTDAEVQEDPADFLSVFVKMS
- the LOC124880050 gene encoding ependymin-like, coding for MRALALLVCLSVGCLAQRPQPCSSPPLMSGGLSVSTQSENLVAFAKYTYDGLGRRIRLSDFGFYDNKTFHLDVLLLYNQGVMYKINNRDQTCLKRRLNTDFIPLAIPKDASHVGQVVLGSSSVPGDGILVNTWTGALQTKKGIAKYVSTVTEFGCIPVSTLFSTNRKGWVVVSFFNNIIGLADPQDLTPPPFCSTARPEEEDQETPTLFF